The Streptomyces luteogriseus genome includes a window with the following:
- a CDS encoding GNAT family N-acetyltransferase — protein sequence MQPKISSLADRPDMLERVVGMADSWPEFVIQDLVGAAHFPRIAAELPEYVLFAEDERGEVVANAYSVPFALEAEHRGRLPANGWDKVLVWAFSDLRRGVRPDTVSAISVSIAPRAQGRGLSGVMLSAMRDNARARGFREVVAPVRPNAKHLEPHTPMEEYARRVRPDGLPQDPWLRVHARAGAGIDSVAPASMTVAAPLSDWRRWTGLPFDTDGDIEVPGALVPVRCEVERGYAVYVEPNVWMRHPL from the coding sequence ATGCAGCCGAAGATATCGAGCCTCGCCGACCGCCCGGACATGCTGGAGCGGGTCGTCGGGATGGCGGACAGCTGGCCGGAGTTCGTGATCCAGGACCTCGTGGGCGCCGCCCACTTCCCGCGGATCGCCGCCGAACTGCCGGAGTACGTCCTGTTCGCCGAGGACGAGCGGGGCGAGGTCGTGGCGAACGCCTACAGCGTGCCGTTCGCCCTCGAAGCCGAACACCGCGGCCGGCTGCCGGCCAACGGCTGGGACAAGGTGCTGGTGTGGGCCTTCTCCGATCTGCGGCGCGGAGTCCGGCCCGACACCGTCAGCGCGATCTCGGTCTCCATCGCCCCGCGGGCACAGGGACGCGGCCTGTCCGGGGTGATGCTCTCGGCCATGCGGGACAACGCCCGGGCCCGCGGCTTCCGCGAGGTCGTCGCCCCGGTCCGCCCCAACGCCAAGCACCTGGAACCGCACACGCCGATGGAGGAGTACGCCCGCCGCGTCCGCCCCGACGGCCTGCCCCAGGACCCGTGGCTGCGCGTCCACGCCCGGGCCGGAGCCGGCATCGACTCGGTGGCCCCGGCGTCCATGACGGTGGCCGCCCCGCTCTCCGACTGGCGCCGCTGGACGGGCCTGCCCTTCGACACCGACGGCGACATCGAGGTGCCGGGCGCTCTGGTGCCGGTGCGCTGCGAGGTGGAGCGCGGGTACGCGGTGTACGTCGAGCCCAACGTGTGGATGCGGCACCCCCTGTAG
- the mfd gene encoding transcription-repair coupling factor has translation MSLHGLLDAVVKDAALAEAIRAAADGNRMHVDMVGPPAARPFAVAALARETGRPVLAVTATGREAEDLAAALRSLLPAEGVVEYPSWETLPHERLSPRSDTVGRRLAVLRRLAHPRPDDPETGPVSVVVAPVRSVLQPQVKGLGDLEPVSLRTGQTTDLNEIVEALAAAAYARVELVEKRGEFAVRGGILDVFPPTEEHPLRVEFWGDDVEEIRYFKVADQRSLEVAEHGLWAPPCRELLLTEDVRNRARALAEQHPELGELLGKIAEGIAVEGMESLAPVLVDDMELLLDVLPKGAMAVVCDPERVRTRASDLVATSQEFLQASWAATAGGGEAPIDVGAASLWSIADVRDRARELDMMWWSVSPFAADEELEGDTLKLGMHAPETYRGDTAKALADTKGWLADGWRTVFVTEGHGPAARTVEVLGGEGIAARLDSDLAEISPSVVHVACGSIDHGFVDAALGLAVLTETDLSGQKASGREGARMPARRRKTIDPLTLEPGDYIVHEQHGVGRYIEMVQRTVQGATREYLVVEYAPAKRGQPGDRLYIPTDQLEQITKYVGGEAPTLHRLGGADWTKTKARAKKAVKEIAADLIKLYSARMAAPGHAFGADTPWQRELEDAFPYAETPDQLTTIAEVKEDMEKTVPMDRLICGDVGYGKTEIAVRAAFKAVQDGKQVAVLVPTTLLVQQHFGTFSERYAQFPVSVKALSRFQTDTEAKAVLEGLREGSVDIVIGTHRLFSSETKFKDLGLVIVDEEQRFGVEHKEQLKKLRANVDVLTMSATPIPRTLEMAVTGIREMSTITTPPEERHPVLTFVGPYEEKQIGAAIRRELLREGQVFYIHNRVESIDRAAARLREIVPEARIATAHGQMSESALEQVVVDFWEKKFDVLVSTTIVESGIDISNANTLIVERGDNFGLSQLHQLRGRVGRGRERGYAYFLYPPEKPLTETAHERLATIAQHTEMGAGMYVAMKDLEIRGAGNLLGGEQSGHIAGVGFDLYVRMVGEAVADYRRQLETGEIEEEPPLEVKIELPVDAHVPHDYAPGERLRLQAYRAIASANSEEDIKAVREELVDRYGKLPEPVENLLLVAGLRMFARACGVGEIVLQGTNIRFAPVELRESQELRVKRLYPGVVIKPAVHQVLVPRPKTAKVGGKPLVGRELLAWVGEFLTSVLGS, from the coding sequence ATGAGCCTGCACGGTCTGCTCGACGCCGTAGTCAAGGACGCCGCCCTCGCGGAAGCGATCAGGGCGGCCGCAGACGGCAACCGCATGCACGTCGACATGGTCGGCCCCCCCGCTGCCCGGCCCTTCGCCGTCGCCGCCCTGGCCCGTGAGACGGGCCGCCCGGTGCTGGCGGTCACGGCGACGGGCCGTGAGGCGGAGGACCTGGCCGCGGCCCTGCGCTCCCTCCTCCCGGCCGAGGGGGTCGTGGAGTACCCGTCCTGGGAGACGCTCCCGCACGAGCGGCTCAGCCCCCGCAGCGACACCGTCGGCCGCCGGCTGGCCGTCCTGCGCCGCCTGGCACACCCCCGCCCCGACGACCCCGAGACCGGCCCGGTCTCCGTCGTCGTCGCACCCGTCCGGTCCGTGCTCCAGCCGCAGGTCAAGGGCCTCGGTGACCTGGAACCGGTCTCTCTGAGGACCGGGCAGACCACCGACCTCAACGAGATTGTCGAAGCCCTCGCGGCAGCCGCCTACGCGCGCGTGGAGCTCGTCGAGAAGCGCGGCGAGTTCGCCGTGCGCGGCGGCATCCTCGACGTGTTCCCGCCCACCGAGGAACACCCCCTGCGCGTCGAGTTCTGGGGCGACGACGTAGAGGAGATCCGCTACTTCAAGGTCGCCGACCAGCGCTCCCTCGAAGTCGCCGAGCACGGCCTGTGGGCGCCGCCGTGCCGCGAGCTGCTGCTCACCGAGGACGTCCGCAACCGCGCGCGTGCCCTCGCCGAACAGCACCCCGAGCTCGGTGAACTGCTCGGCAAGATCGCCGAGGGCATCGCGGTCGAGGGCATGGAGTCCCTCGCGCCGGTCCTCGTCGACGACATGGAACTGCTGCTCGACGTGCTGCCCAAGGGCGCCATGGCCGTCGTGTGCGACCCGGAGCGGGTCCGCACACGCGCGTCGGACCTCGTGGCCACCTCGCAGGAGTTCCTCCAGGCCTCCTGGGCGGCCACCGCCGGGGGCGGCGAGGCACCCATCGACGTCGGCGCGGCCTCCCTGTGGTCCATCGCGGACGTCCGGGACCGGGCCCGCGAGCTGGACATGATGTGGTGGTCGGTGTCGCCGTTCGCCGCCGACGAGGAGCTCGAAGGAGACACCCTCAAGCTCGGCATGCACGCCCCGGAGACCTATCGCGGCGACACCGCCAAGGCCCTCGCCGACACCAAGGGCTGGCTCGCCGACGGCTGGCGCACGGTGTTCGTCACCGAGGGACACGGCCCGGCGGCCCGCACGGTCGAGGTGCTGGGCGGCGAGGGCATCGCGGCCCGTCTCGACTCCGACCTCGCCGAGATCTCCCCGTCCGTCGTGCACGTGGCGTGCGGCTCGATCGACCACGGCTTCGTCGACGCGGCCCTCGGACTCGCCGTCCTGACCGAGACGGACCTGTCGGGTCAGAAGGCGTCCGGCCGCGAGGGCGCCCGCATGCCGGCCCGCCGCCGCAAGACCATCGACCCGCTCACCCTGGAGCCGGGCGACTACATCGTCCACGAGCAGCACGGCGTGGGCCGCTACATCGAGATGGTGCAGCGCACCGTCCAGGGCGCCACCCGCGAGTACCTGGTCGTCGAGTACGCCCCCGCCAAGCGCGGCCAGCCCGGCGACCGCCTCTACATCCCCACCGACCAGCTGGAGCAGATCACCAAGTACGTCGGCGGTGAGGCCCCCACCCTGCACCGCCTCGGCGGTGCCGACTGGACGAAGACCAAGGCCCGCGCGAAGAAGGCCGTCAAGGAGATCGCGGCCGACCTCATCAAGCTGTACAGCGCGCGCATGGCCGCCCCCGGGCACGCCTTCGGCGCGGACACCCCCTGGCAGCGCGAACTGGAGGACGCCTTCCCCTACGCGGAAACGCCCGACCAGCTCACCACCATCGCCGAGGTCAAGGAGGACATGGAGAAGACGGTCCCCATGGACCGCCTGATCTGCGGCGACGTCGGCTACGGCAAGACCGAGATCGCGGTCCGCGCCGCCTTCAAGGCCGTCCAGGACGGCAAGCAGGTGGCCGTCCTGGTGCCCACCACGCTGCTGGTGCAGCAGCACTTCGGGACGTTCAGCGAGCGGTACGCGCAGTTCCCGGTCAGTGTGAAGGCCCTGTCCCGCTTCCAGACCGACACCGAGGCCAAGGCGGTCCTGGAGGGTCTGCGCGAGGGCTCGGTCGACATCGTCATCGGCACCCACCGGCTGTTCTCGTCCGAGACGAAGTTCAAGGACCTGGGCCTGGTCATCGTCGACGAGGAGCAGCGCTTCGGCGTCGAGCACAAGGAGCAGCTCAAGAAGCTCCGCGCGAACGTCGACGTGCTGACGATGTCCGCGACCCCGATCCCCAGGACGCTGGAGATGGCGGTCACCGGCATCCGCGAGATGTCGACGATCACCACCCCGCCGGAGGAGCGCCACCCGGTCCTGACCTTCGTCGGCCCCTACGAGGAGAAGCAGATCGGCGCCGCCATCCGCCGTGAGCTGCTGCGCGAGGGCCAGGTCTTCTACATCCACAACCGCGTCGAGTCGATCGACCGCGCGGCGGCCCGGCTGCGCGAGATTGTCCCCGAGGCGCGCATCGCCACCGCCCACGGGCAGATGTCGGAGTCGGCCCTGGAGCAGGTCGTCGTCGACTTCTGGGAGAAAAAGTTCGACGTGCTGGTCTCCACGACGATCGTGGAGTCCGGCATCGACATCTCCAACGCCAACACCCTGATCGTGGAGCGCGGCGACAACTTCGGACTCAGCCAGCTCCACCAGCTGCGCGGCCGGGTGGGCCGTGGCCGTGAGCGCGGCTACGCCTACTTCCTCTACCCGCCGGAGAAGCCGCTGACCGAGACCGCGCACGAGCGGCTCGCGACCATCGCCCAGCACACCGAGATGGGCGCCGGTATGTACGTGGCCATGAAGGACCTGGAGATCCGCGGCGCGGGCAACCTCCTCGGCGGCGAGCAGTCCGGACACATCGCGGGCGTCGGCTTCGACCTGTACGTGCGGATGGTCGGCGAGGCTGTCGCGGACTACCGGCGTCAGCTGGAGACCGGCGAGATCGAGGAGGAGCCGCCGCTCGAGGTCAAGATCGAGCTGCCCGTCGACGCGCATGTCCCGCACGACTACGCGCCGGGCGAGCGGCTCAGGCTCCAGGCGTACCGCGCCATCGCCTCCGCCAACTCGGAGGAGGACATCAAGGCGGTCCGCGAGGAACTCGTCGACCGCTACGGCAAGCTGCCCGAGCCGGTGGAGAACCTGCTGCTCGTCGCGGGCCTGCGCATGTTCGCGCGGGCGTGCGGCGTCGGCGAGATCGTGCTCCAGGGCACCAACATCCGGTTCGCGCCGGTGGAGTTGCGCGAGTCCCAGGAGCTGCGGGTCAAGCGGCTGTACCCGGGGGTCGTCATCAAGCCGGCGGTGCACCAGGTGCTGGTGCCGCGTCCGAAGACCGCGAAGGTGGGCGGCAAGCCGCTGGTCGGGCGGGAACTGCTGGCGTGGGTCGGGGAGTTCCTGACGTCGGTGCTGGGTTCGTGA
- a CDS encoding MerR family transcriptional regulator: MRIGELADATGTSARALRHYEQAGLISSERAANGYRLYDAGTAVRVRNIRQLLDVGLTLDDARVFLPCLDGDVAAGPASEKGLRVAADRLAVLEARIAAQVAVRDRLATALRQAGGSAPAPPVTRHRATGAQGRPAG, translated from the coding sequence ATGCGGATCGGTGAACTCGCCGACGCGACCGGCACGTCGGCGCGCGCCCTGCGCCACTACGAGCAGGCGGGCCTCATCTCCTCCGAGCGGGCCGCGAACGGCTATCGCCTGTACGACGCCGGTACGGCCGTGCGCGTCCGCAACATCCGGCAGCTGCTCGACGTGGGGCTGACGCTCGACGACGCACGGGTGTTCCTGCCGTGCCTGGACGGTGACGTCGCGGCCGGGCCCGCCTCCGAGAAGGGGCTGCGGGTGGCCGCGGATCGTCTGGCGGTGCTGGAGGCCCGTATCGCCGCGCAGGTCGCCGTCCGCGACCGGCTCGCCACGGCACTGCGTCAGGCCGGCGGCAGCGCACCCGCCCCGCCGGTGACCCGGCACCGGGCCACCGGCGCTCAGGGACGGCCGGCGGGCTGA
- a CDS encoding antitoxin, whose amino-acid sequence MGIFDKFKSQARNKGKQGSDTAEERINERTGRKYEDQVDSGQQRVEGSLGMDRDRERPEQQ is encoded by the coding sequence ATGGGCATCTTCGACAAGTTCAAGAGCCAGGCGCGGAACAAGGGCAAGCAGGGCTCTGACACCGCGGAAGAGCGGATCAACGAGAGGACCGGCCGCAAGTACGAGGACCAGGTCGACTCCGGCCAGCAGCGCGTCGAGGGCTCGCTGGGCATGGACCGCGACCGGGAACGACCCGAACAGCAGTAG
- a CDS encoding HNH endonuclease family protein, whose product MTRLRGGAALCVAMVFTGSALAGCEGLAPPADGGGSSASGAPAAGDGRAANPLDNPDGTKPGLAAITSGADKERARALIEKVATKGRGPRTGYERDKFGYAWMDSAPRDVPFSHNGCDSRNDLLKRDGEDLRFRAGSDCVVASLTLHDPYTGRVIEWTKSHAIKVQIDHVMPLSYDWQMGASRWTKDKRESIANDPLNLVPVDGPTNGSKGDSGPASWLPPNKRIRCAYSVRFAQVSLKYELPVTAADKEMMLKQCGG is encoded by the coding sequence GTGACGCGTCTGAGGGGCGGGGCGGCACTGTGTGTCGCGATGGTGTTCACCGGTTCGGCACTGGCCGGCTGCGAGGGTCTGGCCCCGCCCGCGGACGGCGGTGGCTCCTCCGCTTCCGGCGCCCCGGCGGCCGGCGACGGACGCGCGGCGAACCCGCTGGACAACCCGGACGGCACCAAACCGGGACTGGCGGCGATCACCTCCGGCGCGGACAAGGAGCGGGCACGCGCCCTGATCGAGAAGGTGGCGACGAAGGGCCGTGGCCCCAGGACGGGCTACGAAAGGGACAAGTTCGGCTACGCCTGGATGGATTCGGCACCACGAGACGTCCCCTTCTCGCACAACGGCTGCGACTCGCGGAACGACCTCCTGAAGCGAGACGGGGAGGACCTGCGCTTCCGTGCGGGGTCGGACTGCGTGGTCGCCTCGCTGACGCTGCACGACCCGTACACCGGGAGGGTCATCGAGTGGACCAAGTCCCATGCGATCAAGGTCCAGATAGACCACGTCATGCCGTTGTCGTACGACTGGCAGATGGGTGCCTCGCGCTGGACGAAGGACAAGCGGGAATCCATCGCCAACGACCCGCTCAACCTCGTCCCGGTGGACGGGCCGACGAACGGCTCGAAGGGGGACTCCGGCCCGGCGTCCTGGCTGCCCCCGAACAAGCGGATCCGCTGCGCCTACTCGGTGCGTTTCGCCCAGGTGTCGCTGAAGTACGAACTCCCGGTGACCGCGGCCGACAAGGAGATGATGCTGAAGCAGTGCGGCGGGTAG
- a CDS encoding SDR family NAD(P)-dependent oxidoreductase, giving the protein MATPNPRTRRQNARAAPRTVLVTGAGSGIGRATAHAFADEGAHVVAVGRREAPLVETAGHDPSRISPLVADITAADGPATLVRTALSRHGRLDVLVNNAGVVDARSLRTYTRATAEPLLATNLLAPVLLTQAALPALEDSRGVIVNVTTSVGQRGWPGNSLYAAGKAALEVLTRSWAVELAPLGIRVAAVAPGAIDTPIGDHAGHTPEQRAAIRAWQLDHTPLGRIGRPEEVAWAIARLASPQASFITGVVLPVDGGAVVT; this is encoded by the coding sequence ATGGCAACCCCGAATCCGAGGACCAGGCGGCAGAACGCGCGGGCGGCCCCGCGAACCGTGCTCGTCACCGGCGCCGGCAGCGGCATAGGCCGTGCCACCGCGCACGCCTTCGCCGACGAGGGCGCACACGTCGTGGCGGTGGGCCGACGCGAGGCACCCCTCGTCGAGACCGCCGGACACGACCCGTCCCGCATCAGCCCGCTCGTCGCCGACATCACGGCCGCCGACGGCCCCGCGACCCTCGTCCGTACCGCACTCAGCCGGCACGGCCGTCTCGACGTCCTGGTGAACAACGCCGGCGTCGTCGACGCCCGCTCGCTGCGCACCTACACGCGTGCCACCGCCGAGCCCCTGCTCGCGACGAACCTCCTCGCCCCCGTCCTGCTCACCCAGGCGGCACTCCCGGCGCTGGAGGACAGCCGCGGTGTCATCGTGAACGTGACGACGTCGGTGGGGCAGCGCGGCTGGCCCGGCAACTCCCTCTACGCGGCCGGGAAGGCGGCCCTGGAGGTGCTCACCCGCAGTTGGGCGGTGGAGCTCGCGCCGCTCGGGATCCGGGTCGCCGCCGTCGCGCCGGGCGCGATCGACACACCCATCGGCGACCACGCCGGTCACACCCCCGAGCAGCGGGCCGCGATCCGCGCCTGGCAGCTCGACCACACGCCGCTCGGCCGGATCGGCCGCCCCGAGGAGGTGGCGTGGGCGATCGCCCGACTGGCGTCGCCGCAGGCCTCGTTCATCACCGGCGTGGTCCTTCCGGTGGACGGTGGCGCGGTCGTCACATGA
- a CDS encoding serine/threonine-protein kinase: MSAVLGQGGMGQVWTAYDQRLDRRVAVKLLRPDKVAGQDAEELRRRFVRECRVTAQVDHPGLVTVHDAGSEGEELFLVMQYIDGADLAGHLAERTPYPWQWAVAVAAQLCAVLSAVHAVPIVHRDLKPRNVMVKQDGTVTVLDLGVASVMDADTTRLTHTGTPIGSPAYMAPEQAMGGAVGPYTDLYALGVVLHELLSGDVPFSGSTALGVLHRHLYEPPLPVRRTRPEVPEALEALVLRLLAKDPQHRPASAQEVYEHLELLLPARGTPTGAALDPTRPFLRPHAPWPDRARTPAPQPTPATPVTDTPGQTGIARAVDEVKRLLGEGRVTQAVDILGAILPAAAEQHGTHSPVVRTLRKQHAATLLDDGQYRRALPELRRLADERAAEAGQADPQALRHRYEAAQCLEQLGEPVAALAEYRAVLPYYENQYVAAGGPELAHDVRRRIGHLQLALGDRGAAHDTLARLLHDVERTHGPGHPLGAEIRRTLQWLSQVRG, from the coding sequence CTGTCCGCCGTCCTCGGGCAGGGCGGCATGGGCCAGGTCTGGACGGCGTACGACCAGCGGCTCGACCGGCGCGTGGCGGTGAAGCTGCTGCGCCCCGACAAGGTGGCGGGCCAGGACGCGGAGGAACTGCGGCGCCGTTTCGTGCGCGAGTGCCGGGTGACCGCACAGGTCGACCACCCCGGCCTGGTCACCGTGCACGACGCGGGCAGTGAGGGCGAGGAGCTGTTCCTCGTCATGCAGTACATCGACGGGGCCGACCTCGCCGGCCACCTCGCCGAGCGCACCCCGTACCCCTGGCAGTGGGCGGTCGCGGTCGCCGCGCAGCTGTGCGCCGTGCTGAGCGCCGTCCACGCGGTGCCGATCGTCCACCGCGACCTCAAGCCGCGGAACGTCATGGTGAAGCAGGACGGCACGGTCACCGTCCTCGACCTCGGCGTCGCCTCCGTCATGGACGCGGACACCACCCGCCTCACCCATACCGGCACGCCCATCGGCTCGCCCGCCTACATGGCCCCGGAGCAGGCGATGGGCGGCGCCGTCGGCCCCTACACCGACCTGTACGCGCTCGGTGTCGTCCTGCACGAACTGCTCAGCGGCGACGTGCCCTTCTCCGGCTCCACGGCCCTCGGCGTCCTGCACCGGCACCTGTACGAGCCCCCGCTGCCCGTACGCCGCACCCGGCCCGAAGTCCCCGAGGCCCTGGAGGCCCTCGTCCTGCGCCTCCTGGCCAAGGACCCGCAGCACCGGCCCGCCTCCGCACAGGAGGTCTACGAGCACCTGGAGCTGCTCCTGCCCGCGCGCGGGACACCCACCGGAGCGGCCCTCGATCCCACCCGCCCCTTCCTGCGCCCGCACGCCCCCTGGCCCGACCGTGCGCGCACCCCCGCGCCCCAGCCCACGCCCGCCACCCCCGTCACCGACACACCGGGGCAGACGGGCATCGCCCGCGCCGTCGACGAGGTCAAACGGCTCCTCGGCGAGGGCCGCGTCACCCAGGCCGTCGACATCCTCGGGGCGATCCTGCCCGCCGCCGCGGAACAGCACGGCACGCACTCCCCGGTCGTGCGCACCCTGCGCAAGCAGCACGCGGCGACGCTCCTGGACGACGGCCAGTACCGGCGCGCCCTGCCCGAGCTGCGCCGCCTCGCCGACGAACGCGCCGCCGAGGCCGGCCAGGCCGACCCGCAGGCCCTGCGCCACCGCTACGAAGCCGCCCAATGCCTCGAACAGCTGGGCGAACCCGTCGCGGCGCTCGCCGAGTACCGGGCGGTCCTGCCGTACTACGAGAACCAGTACGTCGCCGCCGGTGGACCCGAGCTCGCGCACGACGTCCGCCGCCGGATCGGGCACCTCCAGCTCGCCCTCGGGGACCGCGGTGCCGCCCACGACACCCTCGCCCGGCTGCTGCACGACGTGGAGCGCACCCATGGCCCCGGGCACCCGCTCGGTGCGGAGA